In the Ornithinimicrobium pratense genome, ACGCCGCCGTGGTCGCGGCGGCGGCCGACCCAGCCGGTCAGGGTCACGGTGGTGCCGACCTGCTCGGGGCGCAGGGTCCCGGCCTCGTGGGTGCGAAGCATGATCTCTCCTCTCGGGGTCACGAGCCCGAGGGTAGGTCTACCCAGCGGGCAGCCCTGAAAGGTGCGGGCGGGGGCCAGGTCGCGGTGCCACCACACCTTCGCCGAGGAGTTCTCGACCTCTCGTCGGTCCGCCGCACGCGCGGTGCCCGGTTGCGACGCTGCACGACTCCCGGACGGGTATGCCGTGCTGCCGCCGGCGGGTCGTCACTCCGCCCCGTGCACGGGGAGCAGTCTACGGGGTGTTCCGGCGGTCCCGCCGCAGCCGCTCGGCGAGCGCCAGCACACCGATCATGAGGGGACCGTTGCGCACCTGTCCGGCCAGAACCGCTGCGGCGGCCTCGTCGAGTGTGACCCAGCCGGTCGGCATACCCGCCTCCTCGTGGGTCCGCTCGTGCCGCTCGTCCTGCGGCACGTCGGACAACCCGGTCGCCAGGAAGATCGTGATGACCTCGTCCAAGCCGCCCGGCGACGGCGTGAGCGAGACCAGCTGCTCCCACGACGCCGCGGTCAGGTCGGCCTCCTCCGCCAGCTCGCGCGCGGCCGTCAGCACCGGCTCCTCCCCCTCGACGTCGAGCAGGCCGGCGGGCAGCTCCCAGTCCTCGGCGCCGATCGGATGGCGGTACTGCCGGATCACCAGGACTTCTGGCGCGCCCCGGTCCTCGCGCAGGGCCAGGATGGCGACCGCGCCGGTGTGGGCGACGTACTCGCGCCGCACCGGCTCCGGACCGCCCAGGTCGACCTGGTCCGCGACCACGTCCCAGACGCGCCCCTCGAAGACGGTGTCGCTGGTCACCACCGGTCGGCGCCCGGGCAGGTCACGCAGCTCGTCCAGGCTCAGGCGCGGGGCGTCGAGGGTCATGGCGTCACGGTATGCCGCATGCGGCCCAGGCCGCGCGCCCAGTCACGCCTCAGTCCCCACAGGACGCGCCGAATACGCGCGAAGACTCTTCGCCGGACAGTTCACGTGTCCTGTCGAGACCTTTCGCGTGTTCTGTCAGTCAGCGGGGAG is a window encoding:
- a CDS encoding NUDIX domain-containing protein, encoding MTLDAPRLSLDELRDLPGRRPVVTSDTVFEGRVWDVVADQVDLGGPEPVRREYVAHTGAVAILALREDRGAPEVLVIRQYRHPIGAEDWELPAGLLDVEGEEPVLTAARELAEEADLTAASWEQLVSLTPSPGGLDEVITIFLATGLSDVPQDERHERTHEEAGMPTGWVTLDEAAAAVLAGQVRNGPLMIGVLALAERLRRDRRNTP